The nucleotide sequence TTCTCCTTACGTAGCTGACTATAATTTTGACATACCTTCTTATTGCTGTGGTTGCAGCTCTCTTGCAGGCAGTTTCATGGTTGGGAATTGCCCTCTGGCCGTCTCTTTCTCTTCCGGTTCTTACCATTTTTCTCCTCTTGAGCAACTTTGGTGCATCCATATGTGAGGTTGCGAATGATGCCATTGTAGCGGAGGCCGGGAAGCAAGCAACTTCTTCCTCAGGGGGGCAGCTTcaatcctttgcttgtatgtttgGTGCTTCCGCTGGCGCGTTAGGAAACCTCCTTGGTGGCATTGCTCTCAGCTACTTCTCCCCCAAACTCATGTTCCTATTTTTCGCAATCATTCTCGTGCTCCAGTTCTTCACTACTGTGGCTATACCTGAGAGGTCCCTCAAACTCCCAAAGGCAAGTACTAATACATCCGTGATCTCAAGCATCCGTAAACAAACCAAAGAGCTGTCGTGTGCGCTCTGTATGCCGGAAATATTCTGGTCAATCATATGGTTTTCAGTATCTTATGCTGCCATACCATTTCTACTCGGGACCATGTTCTTCTACCAGACTGAAGTGTTAAGACTTGACTCATCCATCATCGGTTTATCCAAGGTTTTTGGTCAAGTGGCTCTCTTGGCTTGGAGCATGGCATACAACAAGTGCTTCAAGACAACGTCTGCACGCAAGGTCTTATCAGCTCTGCAGTTCATCACAGCTGTTGTAATGTTGTCAGATGTGTTATTTGTTCAGGGAGTATACAGAAAGGTGGGAATATCAGACTCCTTATACACCATTGTGTTCTCAGGGCTGCTAGAGGGCCTCATGTTCTTCAAGGTGCTACCCTTCAGTGTTCTTATGGCAAGCCTTTGCCCCTCCGGGTGCGAGGGATCGGTTATGGCCTTTGTCATGTCTGCACTTGCCCTGTCTATTATCATCAGCGGATATCTTGGGGTTGCGCTTGCTGAATTCATGGGAGTATCTGGAGATGATTTCTCTGCACTGCCGGTTTGCTTGTTGATTGAGGCTGCATGCACAATGCTGCCGCTAATTTGCTCATCATGGATTAAAGAGAGGAaagggaaggagaagaaggaagagtaGAATCCATCTGTAGGATCCAAAGAGGTTGTATTGGTGCCTGCGAGGCTTTCCTTCGAACTTTTGTCGGTGCCTGAATATGGGGCTGCCTAAATTCCAGTTTCATCATATGTGAAACAACCCGAGAGAGGATTTGGTTCTTCAGTTCCGAGTGCTCTGCGGCCTTTCAGGAATCGTCTCAAGAGGCAAGAGCAGATATACATGTGTGCCATCATTCTTTTTGTCTTTCAGGAGTATATGATAATTTTTGGGGGTGTAAGTAGCTTTTTTCCTTTTTAGCTTCTGTAAGACTGTAACTAGTTTTTTGAGTTGTGTAACTAGTTGAACCCTGCATATTGTTGTGTATTTACTTTTATTGTCTTTGGTCTGCCAAATCGCATTTCTTTTCGTTCTTTGTGTGTGGAAAAGTCTATGTCAAATTGTCCATGACCATCTTTCATGTAACGAACTGATTGTACCTATTTCCGAATGACTAATTCAGCAATTTAGGTGAGGTCCAGACAAACTCCTGGTTCTGATACGACTTTGGTTAGTAGAATCTGTACATATTTACTATGCAGCCATAATAAACTCCCAAGGATAGATGCGTCTTTGGCGACCTTCTAAAGTTTGACGTTTTACTTTTGGGTGAAAACGGTTACTTGAGGGAACACATAAGGAGCTAAAGAACACATAAATCTTTATACTGGTTAAAAACACGTACTGCTGTAGAACA is from Triticum aestivum cultivar Chinese Spring chromosome 1B, IWGSC CS RefSeq v2.1, whole genome shotgun sequence and encodes:
- the LOC123131020 gene encoding probable folate-biopterin transporter 7, yielding MEKEQKVEGERAAAAAAAKQRWVIGVGFWVQGFRLFPWLGVNFFLKDAMGVPSSSLQILQASATLPMVAKPLLGLLSDAVPIRGCRRLPYVAIGALLQAVSWLGIALWPSLSLPVLTIFLLLSNFGASICEVANDAIVAEAGKQATSSSGGQLQSFACMFGASAGALGNLLGGIALSYFSPKLMFLFFAIILVLQFFTTVAIPERSLKLPKASTNTSVISSIRKQTKELSCALCMPEIFWSIIWFSVSYAAIPFLLGTMFFYQTEVLRLDSSIIGLSKVFGQVALLAWSMAYNKCFKTTSARKVLSALQFITAVVMLSDVLFVQGVYRKVGISDSLYTIVFSGLLEGLMFFKVLPFSVLMASLCPSGCEGSVMAFVMSALALSIIISGYLGVALAEFMGVSGDDFSALPVCLLIEAACTMLPLICSSWIKERKGKEKKEE